Part of the Drosophila pseudoobscura strain MV-25-SWS-2005 chromosome 2, UCI_Dpse_MV25, whole genome shotgun sequence genome, tgggcctggggctggggctttggctaatggcaaacaaacaagtGAAATTAACATATGCCAGCCAGATAGTCAGATAGACAGCCAGCCATCAATGCTGTAGTACCCAGTACGAGTATGCCCATAGCGAAGCGATTCCCCATTAAGATAGGATCGGATACTCCATTAGCATAACTAATTCGCTTGCCCAACAAGTCGCGGGGCGGGACAAGCCCCTTGCAATGGAGACATCTACAAATGGGAGGGGAGGTGAAACACGTTTCGGTTTGAACATGTTTTTTTAGATGATATTTAAGGCAGCATTCCTGTATACTTTTGGAGAAAATTGAGTTACACTTCACGGTACGGTATGGAATGTAGAATAGAATTAGTAGATCTGGGAATGTGTTTGTTATTCAGCCCAGATGTGCTTCAATCAGTTTTAGCTCTCCCTCTTCAACACTTTACGCAATAGTTACTAGGAAGCAAAACCCCTtatagaaaaatatagcaGAGTTTTACGCAACGACAAATAGAATATGTTTACCAGCAATCTGGGTCACTCCTATGACAAAGACTCCGAAGGGGGAAAATGAGTCAAGGTCCGCcttttatacaatatatagaAAAAGAAATCAGATCGTGCAGACGTGCAGGGAACCTTTGTGAGGGCGATAAAAGCaatccatatacatacataccataAAATGCATTTACTTTATGATGACGACGAATAATACTGACATATACATTATTTTCCTTCTCTCTTTGTGTTTTGCAGCCTGGGCGTGTAGCGACCCTGATGAAGGACAAAGAGGTAAGTAAACTCGAATGTAAAACTAATAAATTACTGCAAAAAGTGTGTGCGCGCCGGCCCGAATTTCTCAATGTAAGCCCCATTCTGTGTAGGCGACAAACCCCAGCGTAGACGCATGGTGAATGCCAACCAACTCGTCCATATCTTAGGTGAGAAACTCTGGCAGATTTCCGCAGACAACCGAGCGTAACAATTCGAGATCCTTGCGGATCCCTCTTCATCATATGCAAGGCGCAGTTCCGCGGAATATAGGCGAATGTGCGCCTTTCTCTAGAGAGGCAGGCAAGAACACATGCAATTTTACACCTTGATACTTTCTATCCTAGGCCCGGGGACTTTACCCAGGGCATTGATCGAGAGAGTTACCAGGAACTCGTTTGTGACCCCGAGAGACAAGCATGAAAAACTCAAACCGGCTCATAGAACTACGAAAAGAGCGGTATATAAACGCGAGAACTGACGGAAAAAGACTTGGGAATTATAAGCAGATTAGGAAATCTACGAAAAGTAGCACGGGTTCAAATCACGCGCGGGAcgaagaacaaaaaaaaacaactattTTTAGATGACTTTTAAATGTGATCTCTTTTTAAGTATTCTTTTCATTTCCGTTGCAGGGTATTACATGGGGCTGTGCTTACAGAGTATCGGGCAATACGGCCCTCGAGTATCTCAAGCAGCGTGAATGCACCCTAGGTATGTGACAATCAGAACTCTCATGCCCGCTGTCTAACTAACTAATGACTAACCATGACTCCAATCCTTTATAGGTGGCTATGCAACACTCGAGGCTAAGTTCTTCCCCCGCGTCGCCTCCCAAGACGCACCCTTCAGTGGCGAGGCCGTCGAGGTGCTGGTCTATGTGGCCACGCCGGAGAACCAGCATTGGTTGGGCGAAGCGCCGCTTTCGGAAATCGCCCACCAGATCGCCACCAGTAGAGGTCCGAGCGGCCACAACGCCGAGTACCTGCTGCGACTGGCGATGTTCATGCACGAGGAGATACCCGGGGTGCGGGATGAGCATTTGTTCGAGCTGGAGCGTCTGGTGCTGGACGAACTGTACCGCCAAGAAATACCTATGTCGTCTGTGATGGGCCGCAATCCAGATAGGATACGTCGCGACTCCCACGAGGACATTCGCCGCCAGCCCTCGTTCGAGTTCACGTCCCGCGTGCCAGAGACAAAACTCCGCTGCCTGAACATTTGATTGCGGGCACAGTGGCGGGTGGCGGTGCGTGTCGCcgcgcccacgcccacgcccgcCAGGCAACAGCAAGTGATATGCACGCGGCGGCGATTATTGCTGTAGAAGATTCCAAATTGATTATCGACATTTAGCACCCTAGGAAACCAGAGTCTACCACTAAATTCGCTGTATTCTTACAACTGTAAATAACCCATACGGATAAGCACTAGCCTTAAGCAACAACTCCGCGATAAGTGATCTGATCTGAAAACTAAGCGTTGGCTTAGTCTAGTCCATAAGTTCTGTCCTCAACGCACAAAAGCTAACATTTTTACACGCGAAACTTTCAGGGAGATATAAAAGAATGAAACAATAGTCCGAAAGTgaataaaaccaaaacgaaaataacACAAATAGTGACTTTAGAtgggttttaattaaatacaaaGGCATTTACGCAAATGGAAATCAAGATCAAACTTAAGCCTAGTTGGTGAGAATTTCAGCTGCACGGTTCTCCATTAGCTTCTCCATGCTCGTGATCGATCCCATCCAGGAGTCCAGGGTGCTGGCCATGCCGGCGATCTGGTTGCGGTTCAGGACGCGGGGTTGCACCCACGACATGTTTACGACGCCAGCCACCTGATCGATCTCGCCGCGCACCAGATCCAGGGCCAGGGCTTTCATGATCAGCAGCTCAACGTCCTTGGCCGGCAGTTTGGTCTCATGGGCAATGTCCGTAAAGGAAATGGCTCGCTGAATGGCCGATCGCTTGAATGTCATCTCCATCAGACAGAGCAGAGAGATCTTCTGGCGCAGCTTGACCTCCTGGGCAGCCAGATCGGGAATCTTTGACCAGATCTTCTTCATGTCATTGAATCTGTGGAGTACAACGATTAGCTACTAGCCCACGGCTATGATGTGGTTCTACATACTTGTTGATATCGCCGGTGTTAAATGCCTTGAGCAGGTCCACCAGCCACACGTTGTCAGTGCCCTGCAGCGACTCCAAAATGGGATGCGCCAGCAGCTCGCCAATGTTATAGACGCCATCGCCGAGCAGGGCAGCCAGTCCCAGGAAGAATGCCTGCTGTGCCCATTGGTCGCGTGGGTAGTCGTCCAGCGAGCAGCCCAAGAATTGCAGGCCGCATCGGTAGTAGTCGCTGTGCTTGCCCACACGGCGATAGTACTGCGAGGCGAGCATGTAGTATTTGCCGTGAACGGGCGTCACGAAGCCGGCCTCCTCCAGGACATCGCGCAGCTCCTCGATGATCTTCTTGGTGGAGTTCAGGTCGTTCAGATTTGTGAGATAGAGGTTGCCCTGCATGACCTGCAGGTACCACACAGCCTCATCGCAGATCTTGACTTTGTCCTTAATTTTCTCGAGGAATTCGATGGCCTCTGCTTTGTCGCTAATGTTGTCCACGACTACTTCGAGAATTTGGATCAGACCATACGGGTTTATTCTGTAAATCAATCAAGATATATGTGAATCTACAATTGTGCCAAGTCATGGAGGGACTCACTTTGTTTCAAAGGTGGAAAGGAAGTTCTggtagagctgcagcagcgccgACTCGTCCTGCAGCGATTCATGGCGCACGAATGTCACCAGCTTGATGGTCAGCTCGTTCCACAACCTGTACAAATTCGTAAATTATATCAAAACTCTTGGGCCCATGAGTTTATGCTTACTTCTCGTTATGCAGCTCCTCGATGAGCGTCCACTCGGCAGCAAGGTCTTTGTTTGTAGTCTTCTTTTGCAAAGCCAAGTAAGCGGTGACGGTCGCCTGTGTGTTGGACATTTTCGTTGCTTTTATTCCGGAGctttatcaaaaaaaatattttttttttccaagcTACAAAAATTGCAAATCACAATCGCCGACGCAGCTGTCAAATTTGACATTGCGTTTACAGCACCATTAGTGTTGCGCCTAACAGTCTCCCAGCGTTGCGTTAACAGCACCATCTGTTTTGCGCCTAACAGTCTCACAGCGTTGCTTTAACAGCTTATTGctttctttcgttttgttt contains:
- the LOC4800575 gene encoding glutathione-specific gamma-glutamylcyclotransferase 1, whose product is MAHYSAHQQAAAGAVPAHFKDLFTSGRLGSAEQDNGNSRNNNNGRDDNNEQENRLNNANNNGQSEAECWVFGYGSLCWHPGFTFSKCITGYVRGFVRRFWQGNATHRGTEEKPGRVATLMKDKEGITWGCAYRVSGNTALEYLKQRECTLGGYATLEAKFFPRVASQDAPFSGEAVEVLVYVATPENQHWLGEAPLSEIAHQIATSRGPSGHNAEYLLRLAMFMHEEIPGVRDEHLFELERLVLDELYRQEIPMSSVMGRNPDRIRRDSHEDIRRQPSFEFTSRVPETKLRCLNI
- the Rpn9 gene encoding 26S proteasome non-ATPase regulatory subunit 13, coding for MSNTQATVTAYLALQKKTTNKDLAAEWTLIEELHNEKLWNELTIKLVTFVRHESLQDESALLQLYQNFLSTFETKINPYGLIQILEVVVDNISDKAEAIEFLEKIKDKVKICDEAVWYLQVMQGNLYLTNLNDLNSTKKIIEELRDVLEEAGFVTPVHGKYYMLASQYYRRVGKHSDYYRCGLQFLGCSLDDYPRDQWAQQAFFLGLAALLGDGVYNIGELLAHPILESLQGTDNVWLVDLLKAFNTGDINKFNDMKKIWSKIPDLAAQEVKLRQKISLLCLMEMTFKRSAIQRAISFTDIAHETKLPAKDVELLIMKALALDLVRGEIDQVAGVVNMSWVQPRVLNRNQIAGMASTLDSWMGSITSMEKLMENRAAEILTN